One genomic window of Ignavibacteriota bacterium includes the following:
- a CDS encoding SBBP repeat-containing protein: MKTMLARRYSVLLSLFFFAALNGAQGAPTGHEHAAAGARSVAPTTHLQGVFLQNRGRIVDSEGRRRDDILYETDLGALHAYFFRDAVSYVISEPVAGSAQSHAGEDHSCAIEPRRQRFRSYRVDVVFEGARAAAVIESDGATLTYHGIQEGVDLRFTLDAGRLKYEFIAGPGTNAGRIALRYIGAEGLALLQGGDLRINTPLGAITERAPFVYQDAVSYPPTLATGSGARDVVPSAYVLEGDRLSFRLGAYDTARPLILDPFVEWSTYYGGNWTDFGTSTAIDQAGNVYLVGWTESSNFPATPGSIQERSAGKAEAFIAKFAPDGARLWTTHYGGADDDLAMGVAVAPNGDVAVAGYTLSSDFPVTRGAFQETKKPDADGFIAVFRPDGTIRWCTYFGGSNFEEIDAVAIDGAGAVFVTGRTISGDLPVSFPTYQFTKSGDHDLFIAKFRADGSRAWATYYGGVKEDWGHDISVDGAGNVIVCGHSESPDFPVTAGAFQSAFEGERDCILLKFSSTGSRIFSTLIGGWYFDDAYSVAAAGDGSIALCGTVASNNFPNSAGAFQLVKRGTWDAFIGRFMPDGTRHWLTLYGGGNDGTLSDEEAANGIAVYPSGNIIVTGRTRSLDFPVTGDAAQAARAGKLDAFVVKMRRDGSRIWASYFGGTDDESEVSSRGLAAIAADWRGTAVITGWTNSTDFPVTSGAAQRTKGTGWDAFLVKFGCTVAPPPAIAVNGPTSFCEGDSTVLDAGPDYSFYHWSTGDSTRSITVRASGVYTVDVVDSNDCGGTSSPVTITVFVRPRPSITASGPTIFCVGDSVRLDAGGGYVRYTWSTGDTTQTVTLKASAGVTVTVTDNNGCTGTSSQVDVVVNPRPTAAITASGPTSFCEGGSVDLDAGAGFVSYAWSSGETVQRITVTRSGSYSVRVRNVSGCDDSTSVFVRVFPLPAPVITALGPTTFCDGDSVVLDAGAGFRSYLWSGGDRTRSIVVKRGGTYAVTVTDSNTCTATSAGVTVVVNPLPTPAVTVTGDTVFCEGGSVQLDAGAGYVLYKWSSGESSRSITVTRSGSYSVLVGLATGCSAVSRVVTVTVFPNPRPVITANGPLVFCDGDSVTLSGPPGFVRYAWSGGESTRSIVVKRSGSYALTVTDTNGCIGSATTVDVVVNPLPAEPLITQDRDTLFSTPEVGYQWLLNGVPLPGETGRFLLIPRSGTYTVRVTNQFGCSALSAPRPVRIALATVTVPVLRAAPGERVSVPVTLTFSEDLLTAGAGSFTARLRFNNEILEPVAGSAVFSQQGTDRIVDISGPLRDTIGVLATFECTAMLGRVDRVPITLERFNWDAGAVRTTMVSGEFQIIACLEGGVRLFDGSVPATLAQNRPNPFNATTTIDYAVVEAGPVRLEVIDMLGRCVAILEDGHKQPGAYRVVFDAGALPSGLYHAVLQTPSMTLLRAMSLVK, from the coding sequence ATGAAAACGATGCTTGCGCGACGATATTCCGTACTCCTGAGTCTGTTTTTCTTCGCAGCCCTGAATGGCGCTCAGGGCGCTCCCACGGGCCATGAGCATGCGGCTGCGGGCGCGAGGTCCGTCGCCCCGACCACACATCTGCAGGGCGTCTTTTTGCAGAACCGCGGGCGCATCGTCGACAGCGAGGGTCGTCGCCGCGACGACATTCTGTACGAGACCGATCTCGGCGCCTTGCATGCCTACTTCTTCCGCGATGCGGTCAGTTATGTCATCTCAGAACCTGTCGCGGGGAGTGCGCAGTCGCACGCGGGGGAAGACCATTCCTGCGCCATTGAGCCCCGCCGCCAGCGCTTTCGCAGTTATCGTGTGGATGTGGTGTTCGAAGGCGCGCGCGCGGCCGCAGTGATCGAGTCCGACGGCGCAACCCTCACGTACCACGGCATTCAGGAAGGCGTCGATCTTCGCTTCACGCTCGATGCGGGACGGTTGAAATACGAGTTCATCGCAGGTCCAGGAACAAATGCCGGACGTATCGCGCTGCGCTATATCGGAGCCGAGGGGCTCGCGCTGCTGCAGGGAGGCGATCTGCGCATCAACACGCCGCTCGGTGCCATCACCGAACGCGCACCCTTTGTGTACCAGGATGCGGTGTCGTACCCACCGACCCTCGCCACGGGCTCAGGCGCGCGCGACGTGGTTCCCTCGGCGTATGTGCTCGAAGGCGACCGCCTCTCGTTCCGCCTCGGAGCGTACGACACCGCGCGGCCGCTGATATTGGACCCGTTTGTTGAATGGTCCACCTACTACGGGGGCAACTGGACCGACTTCGGAACGTCCACGGCCATCGACCAGGCGGGCAATGTCTACCTCGTGGGATGGACCGAAAGTTCGAACTTCCCCGCGACGCCCGGGTCCATTCAGGAACGCAGTGCGGGGAAGGCCGAGGCCTTCATCGCGAAGTTCGCCCCCGACGGCGCGCGGTTGTGGACGACACATTACGGCGGTGCGGACGACGACCTCGCGATGGGTGTGGCGGTGGCGCCGAACGGCGACGTGGCCGTTGCCGGCTATACGCTCAGTTCGGATTTCCCCGTGACACGCGGCGCGTTCCAGGAAACAAAAAAACCCGATGCGGACGGATTCATCGCAGTGTTCCGTCCCGACGGGACCATCCGCTGGTGCACGTATTTCGGAGGATCCAACTTCGAGGAAATCGACGCGGTGGCGATCGATGGCGCGGGTGCTGTGTTCGTCACGGGACGCACGATCAGCGGCGACCTGCCCGTATCGTTCCCGACGTACCAATTCACAAAATCGGGCGATCACGATCTGTTTATCGCAAAATTCCGCGCGGACGGATCGCGTGCCTGGGCCACGTATTACGGCGGCGTGAAGGAGGACTGGGGGCACGACATCTCGGTCGACGGCGCGGGAAACGTGATCGTGTGCGGCCATTCTGAAAGCCCCGATTTCCCTGTCACAGCCGGCGCGTTTCAATCCGCCTTCGAAGGCGAACGCGACTGCATCCTGCTCAAATTTTCTTCGACGGGCAGCCGCATCTTCTCCACGCTCATCGGCGGTTGGTACTTCGACGACGCATACTCCGTCGCCGCGGCCGGCGACGGCAGCATCGCCCTCTGCGGCACAGTCGCGAGCAATAATTTTCCGAACAGCGCCGGCGCGTTTCAACTCGTCAAGCGCGGAACGTGGGACGCGTTTATCGGTCGTTTTATGCCCGACGGCACGCGGCACTGGCTCACACTCTACGGCGGCGGCAACGACGGCACACTCAGCGATGAGGAGGCCGCCAACGGTATCGCCGTGTATCCGAGTGGCAACATCATCGTGACAGGCCGGACCCGCAGTCTCGATTTTCCCGTGACAGGGGATGCGGCACAGGCCGCGCGCGCAGGCAAACTCGATGCGTTTGTTGTCAAGATGCGGCGCGACGGCTCGCGCATCTGGGCAAGCTACTTCGGCGGCACCGACGACGAAAGCGAGGTCTCGAGTCGCGGACTCGCAGCGATCGCGGCCGACTGGCGCGGCACGGCCGTCATCACGGGCTGGACCAACAGCACCGATTTTCCTGTCACGTCCGGAGCAGCCCAGCGCACAAAGGGCACGGGCTGGGATGCCTTCCTCGTGAAATTCGGCTGCACGGTCGCACCACCACCGGCGATTGCAGTGAACGGCCCCACGTCGTTCTGCGAAGGCGATTCGACCGTGCTCGACGCGGGTCCGGATTACAGTTTCTACCACTGGTCCACGGGTGATTCCACGCGCAGCATCACCGTGCGCGCGAGCGGAGTGTACACCGTCGACGTCGTCGACTCGAACGATTGCGGCGGGACGTCGTCGCCCGTGACGATCACGGTCTTTGTGCGACCGCGCCCGTCGATAACGGCATCCGGCCCGACCATCTTCTGCGTCGGCGACAGCGTGCGTCTCGACGCGGGCGGCGGCTACGTCCGTTACACCTGGTCCACCGGCGACACAACGCAAACCGTCACATTAAAGGCATCGGCGGGCGTGACAGTGACCGTCACGGACAACAACGGCTGCACGGGTACCTCGTCACAGGTCGATGTTGTGGTGAATCCTCGTCCGACCGCGGCGATCACTGCGTCGGGTCCGACCAGCTTTTGTGAGGGCGGCAGCGTGGATCTGGACGCGGGCGCGGGTTTTGTCTCGTACGCGTGGAGCAGTGGCGAAACCGTGCAGCGTATCACCGTGACGCGCAGCGGCAGCTATAGTGTGCGCGTGCGCAATGTATCAGGATGTGACGATTCGACCTCGGTGTTCGTGCGTGTGTTTCCGCTTCCGGCTCCGGTGATCACGGCGCTCGGCCCCACCACGTTCTGCGACGGCGACAGCGTCGTGCTCGATGCGGGTGCGGGATTCAGATCGTATCTCTGGTCCGGCGGCGATCGCACGCGGAGCATTGTCGTGAAACGCGGCGGCACATACGCGGTGACTGTCACCGATTCGAACACATGCACCGCGACCTCCGCGGGCGTCACTGTCGTTGTGAATCCGCTTCCTACCCCCGCGGTGACGGTGACGGGCGACACGGTATTCTGCGAGGGCGGCAGCGTGCAGCTCGATGCCGGAGCCGGCTACGTCCTCTACAAGTGGTCTTCCGGCGAATCCAGCCGGAGCATCACCGTGACACGCAGCGGCTCGTACAGCGTGTTGGTGGGTCTTGCCACGGGATGTTCGGCCGTGTCGCGCGTAGTGACGGTGACGGTGTTTCCGAATCCGCGTCCGGTGATCACCGCAAACGGACCGCTCGTGTTCTGTGACGGCGACAGCGTCACGCTCTCGGGACCTCCGGGATTCGTACGATACGCATGGTCGGGCGGCGAAAGCACCCGGTCGATCGTCGTCAAGCGCAGCGGCAGTTACGCGCTCACGGTCACCGATACAAACGGATGCATCGGCAGCGCTACCACGGTGGACGTGGTGGTGAATCCGTTGCCCGCCGAGCCTCTCATTACACAGGATCGCGACACCCTCTTTTCGACACCCGAGGTCGGGTATCAGTGGCTGCTCAACGGTGTGCCGCTGCCGGGCGAGACAGGACGTTTCCTGCTCATCCCGCGTTCCGGAACCTACACGGTTCGTGTGACCAACCAGTTCGGCTGTTCGGCGCTCTCGGCGCCGCGGCCGGTGCGGATCGCGCTGGCGACGGTGACCGTGCCCGTCTTGCGGGCCGCTCCGGGCGAGCGTGTGTCCGTGCCCGTGACGCTGACGTTTTCGGAGGATCTTCTCACCGCGGGAGCAGGATCGTTCACAGCCCGCCTCAGGTTCAACAACGAAATTCTCGAGCCCGTCGCGGGCAGCGCGGTGTTTTCGCAGCAGGGAACGGATCGCATCGTCGACATTTCCGGACCGCTTCGTGACACGATAGGTGTGCTCGCAACCTTCGAATGTACGGCCATGCTCGGCCGTGTCGACAGGGTCCCCATCACGCTCGAGCGCTTCAATTGGGACGCCGGTGCGGTGCGCACGACCATGGTTTCAGGCGAGTTCCAGATCATCGCCTGTCTCGAGGGTGGTGTGCGTCTTTTCGACGGCAGTGTGCCTGCGACTCTGGCGCAGAACCGGCCTAATCCTTTTAACGCGACAACCACGATCGACTATGCCGTCGTGGAGGCGGGACCCGTGCGCCTCGAGGTGATCGACATGCTCGGCCGATGTGTCGCGATACTTGAGGACGGACACAAACAACCGGGCGCCTACCGCGTTGTCTTCGACGCGGGTGCGTTGCCGTCCGGACTGTATCACGCCGTGCTGCAGACGCCGTCCATGACGCTGCTGCGCGCCATGTCCCTCGTCAAGTAA